From Barnesiella propionica, one genomic window encodes:
- a CDS encoding L-cysteine desulfidase family protein: MNRKERTKIIELVRQEVVPAIGCTEPVAVALGVAKATEILGNQPEHIHVYLSANILKNAMGVGIPGTGMIGLPIAVALGALIGKSAYKLEVLKECTPEAVEKGKRYLEEKRIDIKLKYNTEEKLYIETICEHGQDKSRTVITGTHTHFTHMSLNDKILLEENEGHTLKNTEVKQELTLKKIYDFSMNTPLEEISFILETAHLNKAAAEQSFCGTYGHQLGKTMKGKYERLIMGDSVFSHILSYTSAACDARMAGAMIPVMSNSGSGNQGIAATLPVTIYAEETHKSEEELIRGLMLSHLTVIYIKQSLGCLSALCGCVVAATGSSCGITYLMGGNYTQISYAVKNMIANLTGMICDGAKPSCALKLSSGVSTAVLSAIMAMENKFVTSVEGIIDEDVDQCIRNLTLIGSNGMNETDRLVLDIMTHKNS, from the coding sequence ATGAACCGGAAGGAAAGAACAAAGATTATCGAACTCGTCCGCCAGGAAGTCGTACCGGCAATAGGTTGTACCGAACCCGTCGCTGTCGCTCTGGGCGTTGCCAAGGCAACCGAAATTCTGGGAAACCAACCGGAACATATCCATGTCTATTTAAGTGCCAATATTCTGAAAAACGCCATGGGAGTTGGTATTCCGGGTACCGGTATGATAGGACTGCCTATCGCAGTGGCTTTAGGGGCTCTTATCGGCAAATCGGCCTATAAGCTGGAAGTTCTCAAAGAATGTACACCCGAAGCCGTAGAAAAAGGGAAACGATATTTAGAAGAAAAACGTATCGATATAAAACTTAAATATAACACTGAAGAAAAACTTTATATAGAAACCATATGTGAACACGGACAGGATAAAAGCCGTACAGTTATCACGGGAACTCATACCCACTTCACTCATATGAGTCTGAACGATAAAATCCTGCTGGAAGAAAACGAAGGCCATACCCTTAAAAATACGGAAGTAAAACAGGAACTTACATTAAAGAAGATATATGATTTTTCTATGAATACACCTCTGGAAGAAATATCTTTTATCCTGGAAACAGCACACCTGAACAAGGCCGCTGCTGAACAATCTTTTTGCGGAACATACGGACACCAGTTGGGTAAAACGATGAAAGGAAAATATGAACGACTCATTATGGGTGACAGTGTTTTTTCACATATCCTTTCTTACACGTCTGCCGCCTGCGACGCCCGCATGGCAGGAGCCATGATACCCGTCATGAGCAATTCGGGCAGCGGCAACCAGGGTATTGCGGCGACTCTACCCGTGACTATCTATGCCGAAGAAACTCACAAAAGTGAAGAAGAACTCATACGCGGACTTATGCTCAGCCATCTGACCGTTATTTATATTAAACAAAGCCTGGGATGTTTGTCCGCCTTATGTGGTTGCGTAGTGGCTGCAACCGGTTCAAGTTGCGGTATCACCTATCTGATGGGAGGAAACTATACCCAGATATCCTATGCCGTTAAAAATATGATCGCCAATCTCACCGGCATGATATGCGACGGAGCCAAACCCAGCTGCGCATTAAAATTGAGCAGCGGAGTTTCCACGGCTGTATTATCGGCTATCATGGCTATGGAGAATAAGTTCGTCACTTCGGTAGAAGGTATTATCGACGAAGACGTAGATCAGTGCATCCGGAATCTCACACTCATAGGCTCTAACGGAATGAATGAAACAGATCGTCTGGTTCTGGACATTATGACTCATAAAAATTCCTGA
- a CDS encoding TolB-like translocation protein — MKKVLFAFAICFSSIGFAQVIDVASVKEVNIPANISAGFSTISPNGDYLLVTDFGKKGLHRYDLSTGEVKTISSAPGAGYDVKIMDDGNTVVYREASFTKDNLRKTTLKSANLNTGAKSTIVKATRDLQGVTAKDGAVYTVENGKLASKAVTSKQRGVSSTPVMSINNGQLMMTRNGQTKTFSPNGTNVRYIWPSVSPDGTKVLYYVTGVGAYVCNLDGSNITSLGIVRAPKWYNNGIIIGMNDKDGEYDTIESSIVAVTADGKTRQTLTGPSVIAMYPTASAKGDKISFTTPVGKTYIINVNVKK; from the coding sequence ATGAAAAAAGTACTTTTCGCATTTGCAATTTGCTTCAGTTCTATTGGATTTGCGCAGGTAATTGATGTAGCTTCTGTCAAAGAAGTGAACATCCCGGCTAACATAAGTGCCGGATTTTCCACAATCAGTCCCAATGGTGATTATCTGTTGGTAACTGATTTCGGTAAAAAAGGACTTCATAGGTACGACCTGTCTACCGGTGAGGTAAAAACTATCTCATCCGCTCCCGGAGCCGGATATGATGTAAAAATCATGGACGACGGCAATACTGTCGTATATAGAGAAGCGTCCTTTACGAAGGATAACCTGAGAAAAACAACCCTGAAATCGGCAAATCTGAACACCGGAGCTAAATCCACTATCGTTAAAGCGACCCGCGATTTACAAGGTGTTACGGCCAAAGACGGAGCTGTTTATACTGTTGAGAACGGAAAACTGGCATCCAAAGCTGTTACTTCCAAACAAAGAGGGGTATCTTCTACACCGGTTATGTCCATTAACAACGGACAGCTTATGATGACCCGGAACGGACAAACTAAAACGTTCTCTCCCAACGGAACAAATGTTCGTTACATTTGGCCGTCCGTTTCGCCTGACGGAACGAAAGTCCTCTATTATGTAACAGGTGTGGGCGCGTATGTATGTAACCTCGACGGTTCCAACATTACTTCTTTAGGAATCGTTCGCGCCCCGAAATGGTATAACAATGGCATTATCATCGGGATGAACGATAAAGACGGCGAATACGACACGATAGAATCTTCTATCGTAGCGGTAACTGCCGACGGAAAAACCCGCCAGACTCTTACCGGTCCTTCCGTAATCGCCATGTATCCTACCGCATCGGCAAAAGGAGATAAAATCTCTTTTACCACTCCTGTAGGTAAAACTTATATCATTAACGTAAACGTCAAAAAATAA
- a CDS encoding T9SS type A sorting domain-containing protein, giving the protein MRKLFISAIALVMAAGSLGAKNLDEARIYLNPGHGSWGPNDRPMATIPYPNLAETGMPDTCGFYESNTNLWKVLKLGKTLEKMGARHENIMYSRTANGPFPYVKGAADAEKYNRNLSEICEEVDANNMDFFLSVHSNAASEGTNTNYPLFLYRGYDSHADEYAQSSYEKATTVWPYLKSNELDPMTAYATSMNIRGDIDFYHDSSDRTGSNGVTYTGYLGVLKHGCPGFLSEGYFHTYQPARHRALNSDYCGQEGIRYARGIAKYFGATGENTGYIMGYVKDLHEKIDNPLFKYSVGSDDQWLPINGATVELYKNGTKVDTYNVDNNYNGIFVFENLEPGEYTLNYIANEYKAPGEDYTKPVTVKANETTYVKAFLESENYVPPVPDPITYYNYPDPVQDGYLLPATQYNMTTAFDGNAIDVLADKTVRRSILRGDSLYVLAVDAQKAPYIYIINPETQAVIKTLNTTGTQGGIYAISDITFTADNVLIGCNMEETQFTPAGTFRVYKWNDLDAAPAVWFTSQKSGNFNNANTGQTIAYTGTSKNGKLITSAVTTGSSLQVRVLIYTIEDGVNTVDVRNQNANEYTAVLWGTDFSFTVSPRADDNIIVDGSNTTPIEFKTSPADVAPMEKVGDWNNAELIATSTGANYFKYGKHALMVVPSNTKEAEENAGFYNTGIKLFDITNGLDNAISIEIEGPDFNAVHGVNYTMGAAKVENADISLYLVNAGATTKMAKYTTKSVAQPVVKGVYAYGLSVESTADAYTFKFTANDNAHNGAIIFTDAVTGKEAGSKSFAPVKGENSVTVNKNELPYGNKLNWAVRLEGNAIPTIAKLNEKSDAYKLVRGTGVVVDNSPESDYFGRIYVNNYDKSNGANSGIFAFNADWTPINTVAYGSSYLGTNYRIGIGPDGKVYIPDWSDPNSGIYIADPANLEGEFLNLFRNNTRDGNGLFTNTNGVAVGGSSPGVYVLGTGENTTLYCYSEDIIVNGNGNNVVTYNIGTDKNAWDEAPNKVYPIGKLQANTNGNIIADENGGVWVAQTRSSGNNTDAVPVLIYVNAEGNVVYNSGISLAAELNGCWGSGFTITNDGKTLIINNEVNEFMFFDLTWNEGVPVLTYKYKYKHDIGEGSGNIYQMTCDAAGNLYAVGAYLGIYSLPTSENQTTVPAKKSMAIEGRTVTAVAPTNAAAVENEDGTVTLTWDAPVTDLEYTYNLYLDNEKVGTAEATATSYDFAAPGAGRHVFGVTAVYIGENESEAATSTLDTSLEDNIVANTKVSAYPNPVKDMIHINAPEEIVIVRIFSATGSLVMEANSASVDVSRLPAGVYLLKVNNLKTIQIIKK; this is encoded by the coding sequence ATGAGGAAACTATTTATTTCAGCAATTGCCTTGGTCATGGCTGCAGGTAGCCTTGGTGCCAAGAATCTTGACGAAGCAAGAATATACCTGAACCCGGGGCACGGCAGTTGGGGACCTAACGACCGCCCGATGGCTACTATCCCCTACCCGAACCTGGCAGAGACCGGAATGCCTGATACATGCGGTTTCTATGAATCCAATACTAACCTGTGGAAGGTACTGAAGCTCGGTAAGACATTGGAAAAAATGGGCGCAAGACACGAGAATATCATGTACTCCCGTACTGCAAACGGACCGTTCCCTTACGTTAAAGGAGCTGCCGACGCAGAAAAATATAACCGTAACCTGAGCGAGATATGCGAAGAAGTAGATGCAAACAATATGGACTTCTTCCTGTCGGTTCACTCCAATGCCGCCAGTGAGGGTACGAACACAAACTACCCGCTTTTCCTGTATCGCGGCTATGACAGTCATGCCGATGAATATGCGCAAAGCAGCTATGAAAAAGCTACTACAGTGTGGCCTTATCTCAAGAGCAACGAGCTCGATCCGATGACGGCTTATGCAACCTCGATGAACATACGCGGAGATATCGATTTTTATCATGATTCATCCGATCGCACAGGCAGCAACGGAGTAACTTATACCGGTTATCTGGGCGTACTGAAACACGGATGCCCGGGATTCCTGAGCGAAGGATATTTTCACACATACCAACCGGCCCGCCACCGTGCTCTGAACAGCGACTATTGCGGACAAGAAGGTATAAGATATGCCCGGGGCATAGCCAAATATTTCGGTGCTACGGGTGAAAATACCGGTTATATCATGGGGTATGTAAAAGACCTGCATGAAAAGATCGATAATCCTTTGTTCAAATATTCTGTTGGTTCCGACGATCAATGGCTTCCTATCAACGGAGCTACTGTTGAACTCTACAAGAACGGAACCAAAGTGGATACTTATAATGTGGATAACAATTATAACGGTATCTTCGTATTTGAAAACCTGGAACCGGGGGAATATACCCTCAACTATATCGCTAACGAATACAAAGCTCCGGGCGAAGACTATACCAAGCCGGTTACCGTTAAAGCGAACGAAACGACTTATGTAAAAGCATTTCTCGAATCGGAAAATTATGTTCCTCCCGTACCCGATCCTATAACTTATTATAACTATCCCGATCCTGTACAGGACGGATACCTTTTACCCGCAACGCAATACAACATGACAACGGCGTTCGACGGCAACGCTATCGATGTACTTGCCGATAAAACCGTACGTCGTTCCATCCTTCGCGGCGATTCTTTATACGTGCTTGCTGTAGATGCGCAAAAAGCTCCGTATATTTATATCATCAATCCGGAAACACAGGCAGTTATCAAGACGCTCAATACAACCGGGACACAAGGCGGTATATACGCAATTTCCGACATAACCTTTACAGCAGACAACGTACTCATCGGCTGTAACATGGAAGAAACCCAGTTTACTCCTGCCGGAACATTCCGCGTTTACAAATGGAATGATCTGGACGCTGCTCCCGCCGTATGGTTTACTTCTCAAAAGAGCGGTAATTTCAATAATGCAAATACCGGACAAACGATCGCTTACACCGGCACATCTAAGAACGGTAAACTTATCACGTCTGCCGTTACTACCGGTTCTTCTCTCCAGGTACGCGTCCTTATATATACAATTGAGGACGGTGTGAATACCGTCGACGTACGTAACCAGAATGCAAACGAATACACTGCCGTACTGTGGGGTACCGATTTCTCTTTCACCGTATCGCCGCGCGCCGATGATAACATTATCGTAGACGGTTCCAATACTACGCCTATCGAGTTCAAAACTTCTCCGGCCGACGTAGCTCCCATGGAAAAAGTAGGAGACTGGAACAATGCCGAACTGATTGCGACCTCCACAGGGGCTAATTACTTCAAATATGGTAAACATGCCTTAATGGTAGTTCCGTCCAATACGAAAGAAGCTGAGGAAAATGCAGGATTCTACAACACAGGCATTAAGCTGTTCGATATCACCAACGGACTGGATAATGCTATTTCCATCGAAATAGAAGGACCGGATTTCAATGCAGTTCACGGAGTAAACTACACGATGGGAGCCGCTAAGGTAGAAAACGCCGACATCAGTTTATACCTGGTAAATGCAGGCGCCACTACAAAAATGGCTAAATACACGACCAAATCCGTAGCTCAGCCGGTAGTTAAAGGTGTGTATGCTTACGGACTTTCCGTAGAATCGACAGCCGATGCTTACACATTCAAGTTTACAGCCAACGACAACGCCCATAACGGAGCGATCATATTTACCGATGCTGTAACCGGAAAAGAAGCAGGCAGCAAATCGTTTGCTCCTGTAAAAGGTGAGAACTCCGTAACAGTAAACAAAAACGAGTTGCCTTACGGTAATAAGCTGAACTGGGCGGTTCGTTTGGAAGGCAATGCCATACCGACAATTGCTAAACTGAACGAAAAATCCGATGCTTATAAACTGGTACGTGGAACCGGTGTCGTAGTGGATAATTCTCCCGAATCGGACTATTTCGGAAGAATCTATGTCAATAATTATGATAAAAGCAATGGTGCAAATTCCGGTATTTTCGCTTTCAACGCAGACTGGACACCGATCAACACCGTAGCTTACGGAAGCTCATACCTGGGAACCAACTATCGTATAGGTATAGGTCCTGACGGTAAAGTGTACATACCGGACTGGTCCGATCCTAATTCCGGTATTTATATCGCCGACCCGGCTAATCTGGAAGGAGAATTCCTGAACCTGTTCCGCAACAATACCCGTGACGGGAACGGTCTATTTACCAATACCAACGGTGTAGCTGTCGGTGGTTCTTCTCCGGGCGTTTATGTTCTCGGAACCGGTGAAAATACCACATTGTACTGCTATAGCGAAGATATTATCGTCAACGGTAACGGAAATAACGTAGTTACTTATAATATAGGAACCGACAAAAATGCCTGGGACGAAGCACCCAATAAGGTTTATCCTATCGGCAAATTGCAAGCTAATACCAACGGTAATATTATCGCCGACGAAAACGGCGGTGTATGGGTAGCACAAACGCGTAGCTCCGGAAACAACACGGATGCCGTACCGGTTCTTATCTATGTAAACGCCGAAGGCAACGTGGTTTACAATTCAGGTATTTCTCTGGCTGCAGAACTGAACGGATGCTGGGGTTCCGGTTTCACGATCACGAACGATGGAAAGACCCTGATCATCAACAACGAAGTAAATGAATTCATGTTCTTCGATCTTACCTGGAACGAAGGTGTGCCTGTACTGACTTACAAATACAAATACAAACATGACATAGGAGAAGGTTCAGGCAATATTTACCAAATGACATGCGATGCAGCCGGAAACTTGTATGCCGTAGGCGCTTATCTGGGTATTTATTCTTTGCCTACAAGCGAGAACCAGACGACAGTACCTGCCAAGAAATCTATGGCTATCGAGGGACGGACCGTAACCGCCGTTGCCCCGACTAATGCTGCAGCTGTTGAAAATGAAGACGGAACCGTTACTCTTACCTGGGATGCACCTGTTACCGATCTCGAGTACACTTATAACCTGTACCTCGATAACGAGAAAGTAGGAACTGCCGAAGCTACAGCCACTTCTTATGATTTCGCAGCACCCGGCGCCGGTAGACATGTATTCGGAGTAACAGCCGTTTACATAGGAGAAAACGAATCGGAAGCCGCAACTTCCACATTAGATACATCTTTAGAGGATAATATCGTTGCTAATACCAAAGTCAGCGCATATCCTAATCCTGTTAAAGATATGATCCATATCAACGCTCCTGAAGAAATCGTTATTGTACGCATATTCAGTGCTACCGGATCTCTGGTAATGGAAGCCAACAGTGCCAGTGTAGACGTAAGCCGCCTGCCTGCCGGAGTATATCTCCTTAAAGTAAATAACCTGAAAACGATACAGATTATTAAGAAGTAA
- a CDS encoding 3'-5' exonuclease encodes MNTFTAIDFETATGYMDSACAIGIITVENGRITDEYHTLIQPPENIYWNSNIKVHGITPEMTQHSPGFHAIYPDIKERLYGRTVVAHNESFDRTVLKKTMRMYQLDYDELMIAEKWQCTCRIYRSIGFKPATLNACCEKMNIPLNHHEALSDARGCALLYLEYLEKQIMKTSNNS; translated from the coding sequence ATGAACACGTTCACAGCCATCGATTTTGAAACAGCTACCGGGTATATGGACAGCGCTTGTGCAATAGGTATAATAACAGTGGAAAACGGCAGGATCACAGACGAATATCATACGCTCATACAGCCTCCCGAAAACATATATTGGAATTCAAATATCAAAGTACATGGAATCACTCCGGAAATGACACAGCATTCTCCCGGCTTCCATGCTATATACCCCGATATAAAAGAACGCTTGTACGGTCGAACTGTTGTGGCTCACAACGAATCTTTCGACCGCACTGTCCTAAAAAAAACCATGCGCATGTATCAACTCGATTACGACGAACTGATGATCGCAGAAAAATGGCAATGTACATGCCGGATATACCGTTCTATAGGCTTCAAACCGGCAACATTGAACGCCTGCTGTGAAAAAATGAACATACCCCTGAATCATCACGAAGCCCTTTCGGACGCACGCGGATGTGCCCTGCTTTATCTGGAATACCTGGAAAAACAAATTATGAAAACTTCAAATAACTCATGA
- a CDS encoding META domain-containing protein, which yields MKKVWFSLLAACACMMFSCNSKKSVSVGDLEGEWIISEVDGAPVTSSGDMPAPFIGFNLDEDRLYGNSGCNLMMGAFSVDSLNPGVIILGPVATTQMACPDMETEGKVLGALNKVKSFEDAGKGRIALCDENGSQVIILTRKTEKDSTAQ from the coding sequence TATGATGTTTTCCTGTAATTCGAAAAAATCCGTATCGGTCGGAGACCTGGAAGGAGAATGGATAATTTCCGAGGTAGATGGTGCTCCTGTAACTTCATCGGGCGATATGCCGGCCCCTTTTATCGGATTCAATCTGGATGAAGACCGTTTGTACGGGAATAGCGGTTGTAACCTGATGATGGGCGCCTTTTCTGTAGATTCTCTTAACCCGGGCGTTATCATTCTGGGACCTGTAGCAACTACCCAGATGGCTTGTCCCGATATGGAGACGGAAGGAAAGGTATTGGGAGCGTTGAACAAAGTAAAATCGTTCGAAGATGCCGGAAAGGGGCGGATCGCCTTATGTGACGAGAACGGATCGCAGGTGATTATCCTTACCCGAAAAACGGAAAAAGACAGTACGGCTCAATGA